The Pontibacter deserti genome has a window encoding:
- a CDS encoding lysophospholipid acyltransferase family protein has translation MLYTFLKLLYKTGLWFFFRKLEVRNAHRMPDEGPLLVVSNHPNTFMDPIVVAAQLQQPVFFIAKSTVFGSKFQNWMLRQMHLIPIHRKEDNPNATISNDEAFAASYKALHQNKTILIFPEGNSFNQRRLRKLKTGTARIALGAASESNQNVQILPVGLNYSDPTRFRSDVFVNVGKPIAVSDYLPHYQQDGPAAVLTLTEEIRVRLEKLIIHTPTDEEDELARQVAAIYKDRLAPTAPATALPHEQDFILTKGIIRSISHFSQTEPERVATIKQELNSYTKQLQRLGLQDPVLSKERQDVLTQSIIGLLYLVIGFPLYLYGLIHNYIPYIIPSKVARAVTKEQEWFAPIMLTTGIFTFPIFYGLEVWAAAKWVSIDGVKLILYFLSLPLSGFFTLHYWNTLQSTQSHWLLLRLFYSRQHLVTKLRQQRQHIISLLEKAQQDYLQKVS, from the coding sequence ATGCTTTATACTTTCCTGAAACTGCTTTACAAAACAGGACTCTGGTTCTTTTTCCGGAAACTGGAAGTACGCAATGCGCATCGTATGCCTGACGAAGGTCCTTTACTGGTAGTTTCCAATCACCCGAATACATTTATGGACCCGATTGTGGTGGCAGCGCAACTACAACAGCCGGTATTCTTTATTGCGAAGAGCACAGTATTTGGTTCTAAGTTTCAGAACTGGATGCTGCGCCAGATGCACCTGATACCGATACATCGAAAAGAAGATAACCCAAATGCTACTATCAGCAACGACGAAGCTTTTGCTGCCAGCTATAAAGCGCTGCACCAGAACAAGACCATCCTTATTTTCCCGGAAGGTAATAGCTTTAACCAGCGCCGCCTGCGCAAATTAAAAACCGGAACGGCACGCATTGCTTTAGGTGCCGCCTCAGAAAGCAACCAGAATGTACAGATATTACCAGTTGGCTTAAATTACTCCGATCCTACCCGTTTCCGGAGCGATGTATTTGTAAATGTAGGCAAACCTATAGCTGTTTCTGATTACCTGCCCCACTATCAACAGGATGGCCCTGCAGCTGTACTGACCTTAACTGAAGAGATACGGGTAAGGCTGGAGAAGCTCATTATACATACACCAACTGATGAAGAAGACGAACTGGCCCGGCAGGTAGCTGCTATTTACAAAGACCGCCTTGCTCCAACGGCACCGGCCACTGCACTCCCGCACGAACAGGATTTTATACTTACCAAAGGCATCATCAGAAGTATAAGCCACTTCAGCCAAACAGAGCCGGAGCGGGTAGCAACTATAAAGCAGGAGCTCAACAGCTATACAAAACAACTTCAGCGCCTTGGCCTCCAGGACCCTGTTCTGAGCAAAGAACGCCAGGATGTGCTAACGCAAAGTATAATCGGGCTACTATACCTGGTTATCGGTTTTCCGCTGTATTTGTACGGACTAATACACAACTACATCCCTTATATCATTCCTTCTAAAGTGGCACGTGCAGTAACCAAAGAACAAGAATGGTTTGCTCCTATTATGCTAACTACCGGCATCTTTACTTTCCCGATATTTTATGGCCTGGAAGTATGGGCTGCAGCTAAATGGGTAAGTATAGATGGTGTCAAGCTGATCTTATACTTCCTGAGTTTGCCGCTGAGCGGTTTCTTTACGCTGCATTACTGGAATACACTCCAAAGCACACAAAGCCATTGGCTGCTGTTAAGGTTATTTTATAGCCGGCAACACCTGGTAACAAAGCTTCGCCAGCAGCGCCAGCACATTATCAGCCTGCTCGAGAAAGCGCAGCAGGACTACCTGCAAAAGGTTAGTTAA